From the Clostridiales bacterium FE2011 genome, one window contains:
- a CDS encoding PqqD family protein gives MIRAREGFVMQKMLDEYMIIATGENADHFRKIIQTNETGAFYWGMIEKGTTFEKLIAASMERYVDLDEPTARQDIGEFLESISPAIETIQ, from the coding sequence ATGATCAGGGCCAGGGAAGGGTTCGTCATGCAGAAGATGCTGGACGAATACATGATTATCGCCACCGGGGAAAACGCGGATCATTTCAGGAAGATTATCCAGACCAATGAAACAGGGGCATTCTACTGGGGAATGATTGAGAAAGGAACGACCTTTGAGAAGCTGATTGCAGCTTCCATGGAACGCTACGTGGACCTGGATGAGCCTACCGCCAGGCAGGACATTGGCGAATTTCTGGAGAGTATCTCTCCCGCAATAGAAACCATTCAATAA
- a CDS encoding Hpt domain-containing protein: MTIEELKALGMDTEQGLTRCMNNEGFYFRLVKMAAQDANFEKLFSSVERGDLEGAFAAAHALKGTTSNLALSPILTPVCEITEMLREKKETDYSALVQVIREEREKLLGICGE; this comes from the coding sequence GTGACGATTGAGGAACTGAAGGCATTGGGCATGGATACCGAACAGGGCCTGACACGGTGCATGAACAATGAAGGGTTCTATTTCCGGCTGGTGAAGATGGCGGCTCAGGATGCTAACTTTGAGAAGCTGTTTTCCAGCGTTGAGAGAGGGGACCTGGAGGGGGCCTTTGCCGCGGCGCATGCCCTGAAGGGAACTACGAGCAACCTGGCCCTGTCGCCGATTCTGACCCCGGTGTGCGAGATCACGGAAATGCTGCGGGAAAAGAAGGAGACGGACTATTCCGCACTGGTTCAGGTGATCCGGGAAGAACGGGAGAAGTTATTGGGAATCTGCGGGGAATGA
- a CDS encoding EAL domain-containing protein, whose protein sequence is MAENQTSFRPSEEKRRILLVDDEVINQEILQMMLRDTYEVVPALTGKEALDILHEQYEILNLVLLDLNLPDIHGLEVLWEMKNDSRYARIPVIVMTADSDAEVECLTLGAIDFIPKPYPRQEVVLARVRRTIELSEDRDILHWTERDRLTGLYNKDFFCRYAVQLDARHKDYPTDAILLNVNHFHTINERYGKKYGDELLREIGQKALEFVEEAGGIACRSEADNFLLYCPSREDYAPLLEKVSVRMPGSGNGEEESRVWIRMGVYAGVDKELDVERRFDRAKSAADTVKGNFTKNIAVYDDSLHEREMLEQQLIEDFPAALREKQFDVYFQPKFDVRPEKPVMCSAEALVRWKHPRLGMISPGIFIPLFENNGLIFQLDCYVWTEAAGRIRDWKERLGITLPVSVNVSRVDMYEPGLVDLLRELCEQNGLHDGELLLEVTESAYTGNSEQIVEKVRQLREIGFRIEMDDFGSGYSSLNMLSTLPIDALKLDMQFIRNAFKEKKDTRLLEMMIRLAETFRVPVIAEGVETAEQVAALKEMGCDIIQGYYFSRPLPGADFETFMLENRPAGGDCFRPKEG, encoded by the coding sequence ATGGCGGAGAACCAGACGAGTTTTCGTCCTTCTGAAGAAAAGAGAAGAATCCTGCTGGTGGACGATGAGGTGATCAACCAGGAGATCCTGCAGATGATGCTGCGGGATACCTATGAGGTTGTGCCGGCACTGACAGGGAAAGAGGCTCTGGATATTCTGCATGAGCAGTATGAGATCCTGAACCTGGTGCTGCTGGACCTGAATCTTCCGGATATCCATGGGCTGGAAGTGCTGTGGGAGATGAAGAACGACAGCCGGTATGCCCGGATTCCGGTCATCGTGATGACCGCGGACAGTGACGCGGAAGTGGAATGCCTGACTTTGGGTGCCATTGATTTTATTCCCAAGCCCTATCCCCGGCAGGAAGTAGTGCTGGCCCGTGTTCGCCGGACCATTGAATTGAGTGAAGACCGGGATATCCTGCACTGGACGGAGCGGGACCGGCTGACGGGTCTGTATAACAAAGACTTCTTCTGCCGGTACGCGGTGCAGCTGGACGCGCGTCATAAGGATTATCCGACAGACGCGATATTGCTGAATGTGAATCACTTCCATACGATCAACGAACGGTATGGAAAGAAATACGGGGATGAACTGCTGCGGGAGATCGGGCAGAAAGCCCTGGAATTTGTGGAGGAGGCAGGCGGCATCGCCTGCCGGAGTGAAGCGGATAACTTCCTGCTGTACTGCCCGAGCCGGGAGGATTATGCTCCTCTGCTTGAAAAGGTATCTGTGCGGATGCCCGGGAGCGGAAACGGTGAGGAAGAGAGTCGCGTCTGGATCCGGATGGGCGTCTATGCCGGGGTGGACAAGGAACTGGACGTGGAGCGGCGGTTTGACCGGGCCAAGAGCGCGGCGGATACCGTGAAGGGAAACTTTACGAAGAACATCGCGGTATATGACGATTCCCTGCATGAGCGGGAGATGCTGGAGCAGCAGCTGATCGAGGATTTCCCGGCGGCGCTGCGGGAAAAGCAGTTTGACGTATACTTCCAGCCGAAGTTTGACGTACGGCCGGAGAAGCCGGTGATGTGCAGCGCGGAAGCACTGGTGCGGTGGAAGCATCCCAGGCTGGGAATGATCTCCCCGGGGATCTTTATTCCGCTGTTTGAGAATAACGGCCTCATTTTCCAGCTGGACTGCTATGTCTGGACAGAAGCGGCAGGCAGGATCCGGGACTGGAAGGAACGGCTGGGGATCACGCTGCCGGTATCGGTGAACGTGTCCCGGGTTGATATGTATGAACCGGGACTGGTGGATCTGCTTCGGGAACTCTGTGAGCAGAACGGTTTGCATGACGGGGAGCTGCTGCTGGAAGTGACCGAGTCCGCGTATACGGGAAATTCAGAACAGATTGTGGAGAAGGTCAGGCAGCTGCGGGAGATCGGTTTCCGGATTGAGATGGATGACTTCGGATCCGGATACTCCTCGCTGAATATGCTGTCCACACTGCCCATTGACGCTCTGAAACTGGATATGCAGTTTATCCGGAATGCCTTTAAGGAGAAGAAGGATACAAGGCTGCTGGAGATGATGATCCGCCTGGCGGAAACCTTCCGGGTGCCGGTCATCGCGGAAGGCGTGGAGACAGCAGAACAGGTGGCGGCCCTGAAGGAAATGGGCTGCGATATCATCCAGGGCTATTATTTCTCCAGGCCGCTGCCGGGGGCTGATTTTGAAACCTTTATGCTGGAAAACAGGCCGGCAGGCGGGGACTGCTTCCGGCCGAAGGAAGGGTGA
- a CDS encoding response regulator codes for MKKSLIILGNILIILAVLAAVFLDVSSEQQWRMETKREDFENMTAAMESVTANYLLGEQQVCNAWARYINASDLTAEEAIAFLGKSVNRPQVMAHILYEENGELVGLSTEAHKKDPGDYTVSYKNIDILEDENGMLMNEDSVVKVTRAYTNPVNAIQSIAFCCNVKIRDEETGENKDAVILRIIPISAFEQRWVFPTEDYQDAVISLIDADGDYIIRGKSFKNSNFYEFYQSYNTFTAASVNELRAVVGGDPGSVEMINSQDQECLIGHTRVNYTDNWIIVTMIPMRELKEHESNWTLIGIIVAGLLLLLIFNLHSVMNLNRQLKAAAVAADQANRAKTDFLSTMSHDIRTPMNAIIGLTTIAGKNTEDQVTVKESLRKINLASNHLLTLINDILDISKVESGKLNLSPVTFSIVECAENLVNISQPMVKEKNIDFNFRVSHFEHEYLYADQLRINQIFINILSNAVKYTEPGGTVDVDIREEKGETDKTVKITYVVADTGIGMTPEYMQHMYDPFTRQTDSRVNTIQGTGLGLSITKKMIDLMNGTIDCESEVGKGTTFTVKLEIAVADKTEEEMKLPPVNVLIADDDDVLRQTAADTLRSIGVEADTAAGGMEAVQKVQDGAQYQVVLLDLKMPDMDGIETARKIREKMGDKVPIVLISAYDWSDMEEAAKEAGVNGFISKPLFRSTLYNKLNEVLGNEREHNGTEDENADIAGMHILVTEDNDINWEIISMLLQMQGVETERAVNGLEAVERMKNARKGEFDLIFMDIQMPVMNGIEATKQIRALEDPWARQIPIIAMTADAFSENVAECFEAGMNGHIAKPIDMKIVLKEIRRIKEENRA; via the coding sequence ATGAAGAAAAGCTTGATCATCCTGGGGAATATCCTGATTATCCTGGCGGTGCTGGCGGCTGTGTTCCTGGACGTGAGCAGCGAGCAGCAGTGGCGGATGGAAACCAAGCGGGAAGACTTTGAGAATATGACGGCCGCCATGGAAAGCGTGACGGCAAACTACCTGCTGGGAGAACAGCAGGTGTGTAACGCCTGGGCACGGTACATTAACGCCTCAGACCTCACAGCGGAGGAAGCTATCGCCTTCCTGGGGAAGAGCGTGAACAGACCGCAGGTGATGGCCCACATCCTGTATGAGGAAAACGGGGAACTGGTGGGTCTTTCCACGGAAGCGCATAAAAAGGATCCCGGGGATTATACCGTATCGTATAAGAACATCGACATCCTGGAAGATGAAAACGGGATGCTGATGAATGAGGACAGCGTGGTAAAGGTGACGAGAGCCTATACCAACCCGGTGAACGCGATCCAGTCCATCGCCTTCTGCTGCAACGTGAAGATCCGGGACGAAGAGACCGGGGAAAACAAGGACGCCGTGATCCTCCGGATTATCCCAATCTCCGCCTTTGAACAGCGGTGGGTCTTCCCGACAGAGGATTACCAGGATGCGGTGATCTCCCTGATCGACGCCGACGGGGATTATATTATCCGGGGAAAATCCTTCAAGAACTCAAACTTCTATGAGTTTTACCAGTCCTATAACACTTTTACTGCCGCCAGCGTGAACGAGCTGCGGGCGGTCGTCGGGGGAGACCCCGGAAGTGTGGAGATGATAAACTCCCAGGACCAGGAATGCCTGATTGGCCACACGCGGGTGAACTACACAGACAACTGGATTATCGTGACGATGATCCCGATGCGGGAACTGAAAGAGCATGAAAGCAACTGGACGCTGATCGGGATTATCGTGGCGGGCCTGCTGCTGCTCCTCATATTCAACCTGCACAGCGTGATGAACCTGAACCGCCAGCTGAAGGCGGCGGCTGTGGCCGCGGACCAGGCGAACCGGGCCAAGACAGACTTCCTGTCCACCATGTCCCATGATATCCGGACGCCCATGAACGCGATCATCGGGCTTACGACGATCGCGGGGAAGAACACGGAAGACCAGGTGACAGTGAAGGAAAGCCTGCGGAAGATCAACCTGGCCAGCAACCACCTGCTGACGCTGATCAACGACATCCTGGACATCTCCAAGGTGGAGAGCGGCAAACTGAACCTGAGCCCGGTGACCTTCTCCATTGTGGAATGCGCGGAGAACCTGGTGAACATTTCCCAGCCGATGGTGAAGGAAAAGAACATCGACTTCAACTTCCGGGTCAGCCACTTTGAGCATGAATACCTGTACGCGGACCAGCTGCGAATCAACCAGATCTTCATTAACATCCTGTCCAACGCGGTGAAGTATACGGAGCCGGGCGGAACAGTGGACGTGGATATCCGGGAAGAGAAGGGAGAAACAGACAAGACCGTAAAGATTACCTATGTGGTGGCGGATACCGGCATCGGGATGACGCCGGAATACATGCAGCATATGTATGATCCCTTCACCCGCCAGACGGACAGCCGGGTGAACACCATCCAGGGAACCGGACTGGGGCTGTCCATCACCAAGAAGATGATTGACCTGATGAACGGCACCATTGACTGTGAGAGTGAGGTCGGTAAGGGAACAACCTTCACGGTGAAACTGGAGATCGCGGTGGCGGACAAGACAGAGGAAGAAATGAAGCTTCCGCCGGTGAATGTGCTGATCGCGGATGACGACGACGTGCTCCGGCAGACGGCCGCGGATACCCTGCGGTCCATCGGGGTGGAAGCGGATACCGCGGCAGGCGGCATGGAAGCGGTACAGAAGGTCCAGGATGGAGCCCAGTACCAGGTGGTGCTGCTGGATCTGAAGATGCCGGATATGGACGGTATTGAGACGGCCCGGAAGATCCGGGAAAAGATGGGCGACAAGGTGCCGATCGTGCTGATTTCCGCCTATGACTGGAGTGATATGGAGGAAGCGGCGAAGGAAGCCGGAGTGAACGGGTTTATCAGCAAGCCGCTGTTCCGCTCCACCCTGTACAACAAGCTGAACGAGGTATTGGGCAATGAGCGGGAGCACAACGGTACAGAGGATGAAAACGCGGATATTGCCGGCATGCATATCCTGGTGACAGAGGATAACGACATCAACTGGGAAATTATCTCCATGCTCCTGCAGATGCAGGGCGTGGAGACCGAGCGGGCAGTGAACGGCCTGGAAGCGGTGGAGCGGATGAAGAATGCCCGGAAGGGTGAATTCGACCTGATCTTCATGGATATCCAGATGCCGGTGATGAACGGCATTGAGGCCACGAAGCAGATCCGGGCCCTGGAAGATCCCTGGGCCAGGCAGATCCCCATCATCGCCATGACGGCGGATGCCTTCTCCGAGAACGTAGCGGAATGCTTTGAGGCCGGGATGAACGGCCATATCGCCAAACCAATTGACATGAAGATCGTGCTGAAGGAAATCAGAAGAATCAAGGAGGAGAACAGGGCATGA
- a CDS encoding serine/threonine protein phosphatase: MRSIIIGDIHGCNKEFCALLDKIKPDLEDQVILLGDLFDRGPESWEVFHTVKSLQRTYGDQFVLLRGNHEDYLLKEKLTLKERMIWDKVGKGATVASFKSHGEKMEEAAPWIREHCRMYYKGEGFQCVHAGLLIDPIEANDTETMIHDHGIAMRNCYKGPLTIVGHIALENPTWFAGDEKTVEILPYGEWRELPEKGTICIDTGCGKGGKLTALVKIQNKYNLICM, encoded by the coding sequence ATGAGAAGCATCATCATCGGCGATATCCATGGGTGCAATAAGGAATTCTGCGCGCTCCTGGACAAGATCAAACCCGACCTGGAAGACCAGGTCATCCTTCTGGGCGACCTGTTTGACCGTGGGCCGGAAAGCTGGGAAGTATTCCATACCGTAAAGAGCCTGCAGCGGACCTATGGAGATCAGTTTGTGCTCCTGCGGGGAAACCACGAGGATTACCTGCTGAAAGAGAAGCTGACGCTGAAGGAGCGAATGATCTGGGATAAGGTGGGGAAAGGCGCGACGGTCGCTTCCTTCAAGTCCCACGGGGAGAAGATGGAAGAGGCGGCCCCCTGGATCCGGGAACACTGCAGGATGTATTACAAGGGAGAAGGCTTCCAGTGCGTGCATGCCGGCCTGCTGATTGATCCTATTGAAGCGAATGATACAGAGACCATGATCCATGATCACGGGATCGCGATGAGGAACTGCTATAAAGGACCGCTGACGATCGTGGGGCATATCGCCCTGGAAAATCCGACGTGGTTTGCAGGGGACGAGAAGACCGTCGAAATCCTGCCCTATGGAGAATGGAGAGAATTGCCGGAAAAAGGCACCATCTGCATTGATACAGGCTGCGGAAAAGGCGGAAAATTAACGGCATTAGTGAAAATACAAAACAAATACAATTTGATATGTATGTAA
- a CDS encoding radical SAM protein, whose translation MEDYCDPFVKQYTEPVLWTITGRCNFRCRFCCVNTPDAAMDEQTHEEAIRIIDRMAKCGVRSLKISGGEPFVREDFWSLVDYALEKGMKIDKIYTNGWLLTDSVLDQFEQRGMKPEFCVGFDGVERHEWMRGIKGAEHAARNALIRCCLRGFSTSVEMNIHRGNTDVLRETVDTLADFGVRKIICHEVRNNDMWKRYAAGNEMSTKEYVETVLQYIPEYYADGMRVDVRFEGVVDLYKGTGEYRVIDYKNEGKKGYLGWYIGPDGQIVSWKRITDDMENVWKEGYLEKVKETCEGAKKRFTTHSA comes from the coding sequence ATGGAAGATTACTGTGATCCGTTTGTAAAGCAATATACTGAACCGGTATTATGGACAATCACCGGCAGATGCAACTTCCGGTGCAGGTTCTGCTGCGTCAATACGCCTGATGCCGCTATGGACGAACAAACGCATGAGGAAGCCATCCGGATCATCGACCGGATGGCGAAATGCGGTGTGCGGAGCCTGAAGATTTCCGGCGGGGAACCGTTTGTGCGGGAGGACTTCTGGAGCCTGGTGGATTACGCACTGGAAAAAGGCATGAAGATCGATAAGATCTATACCAACGGCTGGCTGCTGACGGACAGCGTGCTGGACCAGTTTGAACAGCGCGGTATGAAACCGGAATTCTGCGTGGGTTTTGACGGCGTGGAACGGCATGAATGGATGCGGGGCATCAAAGGCGCGGAGCATGCGGCAAGGAACGCGCTGATCCGATGCTGTCTCCGGGGATTCTCGACCAGCGTTGAAATGAACATTCACCGCGGGAATACGGATGTTCTGCGGGAAACGGTAGATACGCTGGCGGACTTCGGCGTCAGGAAGATCATTTGCCATGAAGTCAGGAACAATGACATGTGGAAGCGCTACGCAGCCGGGAACGAGATGAGCACAAAGGAATACGTTGAAACAGTACTTCAGTATATTCCGGAGTATTATGCCGATGGAATGCGTGTTGATGTGCGCTTTGAAGGCGTAGTGGATCTGTATAAAGGAACAGGGGAATACAGGGTTATAGATTATAAGAATGAAGGCAAAAAAGGATATTTAGGCTGGTATATAGGGCCGGATGGCCAGATTGTATCCTGGAAGCGTATTACAGATGATATGGAGAATGTGTGGAAGGAAGGGTATCTGGAGAAGGTAAAGGAAACGTGTGAAGGGGCGAAGAAAAGATTCACGACGCATAGTGCGTGA
- a CDS encoding sigma-70 family RNA polymerase sigma factor: MNTPEWEKIYDLYCGKVMGYIAARVQRRADAEDLCADVFEKAFRKRDAFDESKASISTWIFTITRNTVIDYFRKTRPTEEPDENLASDEEVDEHLLSQETLSELAGALNKLPEELQDIIVLMYYDGKPMTEVAMMMGLSYGAVKLRHQKALAQLKLMMR, encoded by the coding sequence ATGAACACTCCTGAATGGGAGAAAATATATGATCTGTACTGCGGAAAAGTGATGGGGTATATTGCAGCCCGGGTGCAGCGCCGGGCGGACGCTGAAGACCTTTGCGCAGACGTGTTTGAGAAGGCATTCCGGAAGAGGGACGCCTTTGATGAAAGCAAGGCAAGCATCAGCACCTGGATCTTCACAATCACGCGGAATACGGTAATAGACTATTTCCGGAAAACGCGGCCGACGGAAGAACCGGATGAGAACCTGGCAAGTGATGAAGAGGTGGATGAACATCTGCTGAGCCAGGAAACGCTGAGCGAACTGGCAGGAGCACTGAATAAGCTGCCGGAAGAACTGCAGGACATCATCGTGCTGATGTACTATGACGGAAAGCCGATGACTGAAGTCGCCATGATGATGGGGCTGAGCTACGGAGCGGTTAAGCTACGGCATCAGAAGGCGCTGGCGCAGCTAAAGCTTATGATGCGATAA
- a CDS encoding SpoIIE family protein phosphatase yields MTILLSLLAYGGLTMYQSGMLSQLAAETSQKQQGTITDTTVGIMDQVVRENMERSSVLEAQITDDMFRSAKTRVMFLADYATEVFAHPENYTSHTYAPPKPENEGKLATQVLMADDVDPNDPQIRENLGLVASMSETMLSLCSVTDIANIYLGMPDGTFFSVSRNSGQWFLEDGSMKPYDPRTRHWYLQAVEEGKMCFSDVEVDATTGAMNIVCAMPVYYPDGKLAAVAGADVYLDDILKSLGNSDVEGGFRAAVNHDGHVLFTTSAEPEFQARISAEAADLRTGENAELGQLVTDALEDQTDIRIVKLGSGNYYMMGVPLKTVSWTLLTAFSEERAETPVDMLQEKYTEIQSKATSTYRQKANNSKTIAFICIAGLAALLLVNTVIVGKRIVRPLNKITKRITELGEENPEFKMEETFRTGDEIEVLAESFAKLSHETVQYVSEVRRVTAENERIGTELNLARRIQAEMLPNIFPPFPERTDMNIFASMRPAKEVGGDFYDFFLIDDSHLGLVMADVSGKGVPAALFMMAAKILVQNHTMNGGSPAEVLQKVNNQICQKNKEQMFVTVWLGILDLKTGLLTAANAGHEYPILQGEDGRYEVIKDKHGFVVGGLEGVKYKDYTLQLKRGMKVFVYTDGIPEATNEAGEFYGTERLLETLNKHPEEDPTEVIHKVDEDLHGFVGNAAQFDDVTMLCVEFIGDEIT; encoded by the coding sequence GTGACTATCTTGCTGAGTCTGCTGGCATACGGCGGGCTGACGATGTACCAGAGCGGCATGCTCTCGCAGCTGGCGGCGGAAACCAGCCAGAAGCAGCAGGGAACCATCACCGATACCACCGTAGGAATTATGGACCAGGTGGTACGGGAAAACATGGAACGCTCCTCTGTGCTGGAAGCCCAGATCACGGACGATATGTTCCGCAGCGCGAAAACCCGCGTCATGTTCCTGGCCGACTATGCAACGGAAGTATTTGCCCATCCGGAAAACTATACGTCCCATACGTATGCTCCGCCCAAGCCTGAGAACGAAGGCAAGCTGGCAACCCAGGTACTGATGGCCGATGACGTGGATCCGAATGATCCGCAGATCAGGGAAAACCTGGGCCTGGTGGCCAGTATGTCCGAGACGATGCTCTCCCTGTGCTCGGTGACAGATATCGCGAATATCTACCTGGGCATGCCGGACGGGACCTTCTTCTCCGTGAGCCGGAATTCCGGACAGTGGTTCCTGGAAGACGGCAGCATGAAGCCCTATGATCCCCGGACGCGGCACTGGTACCTGCAGGCCGTGGAAGAGGGGAAGATGTGCTTCTCTGACGTGGAGGTGGACGCCACCACGGGGGCAATGAACATTGTCTGCGCCATGCCGGTGTATTATCCGGACGGAAAGCTGGCGGCTGTGGCCGGGGCGGACGTATACCTGGACGATATCCTGAAGAGCCTGGGGAATTCCGATGTGGAAGGCGGATTCCGGGCGGCGGTGAACCATGACGGCCATGTGCTGTTTACCACCTCCGCGGAACCGGAATTCCAGGCACGCATCAGCGCAGAAGCGGCAGACCTGCGGACAGGGGAAAATGCTGAACTGGGGCAGCTGGTGACAGATGCACTGGAAGACCAGACCGATATCCGGATTGTGAAACTGGGCAGCGGGAACTATTACATGATGGGTGTTCCACTGAAAACGGTAAGTTGGACACTGCTCACCGCATTCAGCGAAGAACGGGCAGAAACGCCCGTGGATATGCTGCAGGAGAAATATACAGAGATCCAGTCAAAGGCCACCTCTACCTACCGTCAGAAGGCGAATAACAGCAAAACCATCGCATTCATCTGTATCGCTGGACTGGCAGCACTGCTGCTGGTGAATACGGTGATCGTCGGCAAACGGATTGTACGGCCGCTGAATAAGATTACAAAGCGGATTACAGAACTTGGAGAAGAGAATCCGGAATTCAAGATGGAGGAGACCTTCCGCACCGGAGACGAGATTGAGGTGCTGGCGGAATCCTTCGCGAAGCTGAGCCATGAAACGGTCCAGTACGTGAGCGAAGTGCGCCGGGTGACCGCGGAAAACGAGCGCATCGGAACGGAGCTGAACCTGGCCCGGCGGATCCAGGCGGAAATGCTGCCCAATATCTTCCCGCCGTTCCCGGAACGGACGGACATGAACATCTTCGCCAGCATGCGGCCGGCGAAAGAGGTTGGCGGAGACTTCTATGACTTCTTCCTGATCGATGACAGTCACCTGGGACTGGTCATGGCGGACGTGAGCGGCAAGGGCGTGCCCGCGGCCCTGTTTATGATGGCCGCCAAGATCCTAGTACAGAACCACACTATGAACGGCGGAAGCCCGGCGGAAGTGCTGCAGAAGGTGAATAACCAGATCTGCCAGAAGAACAAGGAACAGATGTTCGTGACGGTATGGCTGGGCATTCTGGACCTGAAGACAGGACTGCTGACCGCGGCCAATGCCGGACACGAGTATCCGATCCTGCAGGGAGAAGACGGACGGTATGAAGTGATTAAGGACAAGCACGGGTTTGTCGTCGGCGGCCTGGAAGGGGTAAAGTATAAAGACTACACTCTGCAGCTTAAACGGGGAATGAAGGTGTTTGTCTATACGGACGGCATCCCGGAAGCGACGAATGAAGCAGGGGAGTTCTACGGAACAGAAAGGCTGCTGGAGACGCTGAATAAACATCCGGAAGAAGACCCGACAGAAGTAATTCATAAGGTGGACGAAGACCTGCATGGGTTTGTCGGAAACGCGGCACAATTTGATGATGTGACCATGCTGTGCGTGGAGTTCATCGGAGATGAAATTACTTAA
- a CDS encoding desulfoferrodoxin produces the protein MYFYKVDGKIVISEVPVGEPITPNTTDGAYEKHVPVIEQLGDHVTVKVGSVEHPMLDVHYIEWIVLETATGYQKHVLKPGDKPEAHFAVTEPVVAAYEYCNLHGLWVAKA, from the coding sequence ATGTATTTCTATAAGGTTGATGGAAAGATCGTTATATCGGAAGTACCTGTTGGTGAACCTATTACGCCCAACACGACGGACGGAGCCTATGAAAAGCATGTGCCGGTGATCGAACAGCTTGGGGATCATGTTACAGTGAAGGTTGGATCAGTTGAGCATCCTATGCTGGATGTGCATTATATCGAATGGATTGTCCTGGAGACAGCAACAGGCTATCAGAAACATGTCCTGAAGCCGGGCGATAAACCGGAAGCACACTTCGCTGTGACGGAACCGGTTGTGGCCGCGTATGAATACTGCAATTTGCATGGGCTGTGGGTGGCAAAAGCATAA
- a CDS encoding carbohydrate ABC transporter substrate-binding protein, whose protein sequence is MKKLGMKKLTLVLVLVLALCLTGCAGKEAKKQEGFAPKLDTKADCTITVSGHYENFEALETEFNRFAEYYPNVNMKYVYMDDYKNNIATALESSEAPDIFFTYSSWGDAEYTQAENLADPATGIDLSCIRESLLYKDAAGNVPTVPVYTTTYGMLVNEEIFEKNKIAIPKTYDELIAACEALKAAGYASPIMAYNNGSEMLFPMFYPYFCAQIQGKEDVIRKMNNMEEGAGEYMRSALELAADFMSRGYIDLESCSQIANNYEALILRFFEGDVPMMMATGNTVSGTEKREKKSEAFTAHPFKYSYHPVPSTKEGGYFLNLVSIGFAVNKNSQNLEMANEFMRFLVTPGEMNRMAQAKRMVTPCTDMSLDGVYAAFGGMDASRVINMSELGLADTPDAQVRKAGWQVSNGTMTVDEAVAAFGTLQ, encoded by the coding sequence ATGAAAAAGCTGGGAATGAAGAAGCTTACGCTGGTATTGGTTCTGGTGCTCGCACTGTGCCTGACAGGGTGCGCGGGAAAGGAAGCGAAGAAGCAGGAAGGCTTTGCGCCGAAGCTGGACACCAAGGCCGACTGCACGATTACCGTATCCGGGCACTATGAAAACTTTGAGGCGCTGGAGACGGAATTCAACCGGTTTGCGGAGTACTATCCCAATGTGAATATGAAGTACGTCTACATGGACGACTATAAGAACAACATCGCGACCGCGCTGGAGAGCAGCGAGGCGCCGGATATCTTCTTTACCTATTCCTCCTGGGGAGACGCGGAATATACCCAGGCGGAAAACCTGGCGGACCCGGCAACGGGAATCGACCTGAGCTGCATCCGGGAAAGCCTGCTTTATAAAGACGCGGCAGGGAACGTGCCGACGGTGCCGGTCTATACCACCACCTACGGTATGCTGGTGAATGAAGAGATCTTTGAGAAGAACAAGATCGCGATCCCGAAGACCTATGATGAACTGATCGCCGCCTGCGAGGCCCTGAAGGCCGCCGGATACGCCAGCCCCATCATGGCCTACAACAACGGCAGCGAGATGCTTTTCCCCATGTTCTATCCCTACTTCTGCGCGCAGATCCAGGGGAAAGAGGACGTTATCCGGAAGATGAACAACATGGAGGAAGGCGCGGGCGAATATATGCGCAGCGCGCTGGAACTGGCGGCGGACTTCATGAGCCGGGGATATATAGACCTGGAAAGCTGCAGCCAGATCGCCAACAACTATGAGGCATTGATCCTGCGGTTCTTTGAAGGGGACGTGCCCATGATGATGGCCACCGGCAATACGGTATCCGGCACGGAGAAGCGGGAAAAGAAGTCGGAAGCATTTACAGCCCATCCCTTCAAGTACAGCTATCATCCGGTGCCCTCCACGAAGGAAGGGGGATACTTCCTGAACCTGGTGTCCATCGGGTTTGCGGTGAACAAGAACAGCCAGAACCTGGAGATGGCCAATGAGTTTATGCGCTTCCTGGTCACACCCGGGGAAATGAACCGTATGGCACAGGCCAAGCGGATGGTAACGCCCTGCACGGATATGTCCCTGGATGGCGTGTATGCCGCCTTCGGCGGGATGGACGCGAGCCGGGTCATCAACATGTCGGAGCTGGGATTGGCGGATACGCCGGACGCCCAGGTGCGCAAAGCCGGCTGGCAGGTGAGCAACGGCACCATGACCGTGGATGAAGCGGTGGCCGCCTTCGGTACCCTGCAGTAA